The sequence GtacaaggatttttttttttttttttttaaaaagtgctTAGAAAGTCACTAACCTTAATGATCTTACAAATGTCACACGACACTCTAATACTGCACCAATTAACAAAATCTGGTGGAGACAATAATAAACTGGCAGCAACTGTTTAGAGCAAAAAGTGTACAAACTACAACACCAGAAGAGAAAATCAACATCCGTAACAAGTGCAAGTTTTTCCCCCCTCAGAACTGAGCTCTAATGCTTCCTGATTCATTTTTACAAAGTGAAACTTCGAAACCGATGCTCGATAATTTGAAGATAAAGTGCATGATTAGGATCACAAATCATCTAGATCAAATAGTCCAAATTGTTGCCTCTATTTTCAGGAAAGAGGTGTAGAATAGTTTGTAAGTGTGCTCAGGAAGGGAAAATAGCTTTTTATTAGAGAGGTGAGCACATTCTTACTTAAGAGCCACTCCATAGTCTGAATTTGCATATTCCCCGACGATTTTGTTCAAATGAGGCACGAATTGACTGGATCATGGAACGCACTGAAGATACGTGAGCCAATTTTTCATCCTGTTCCTGCAAAAATGATTAATATTTAGGTTGTGCTTATGTCAGTATGAGAGAGATCGAGTTTGATGTGCAATACCACTTCGTTGAGACGTTCTTCGAACCCTTTAGAATTTGTATCAGTAGACATGAATACCTTCCTGTAAGCAGATCTCAAGCCAATGATCTGGATCCTTGAACAAcataaatatatcattaaatGGTGCAAGTAATTTGTAAATCATCAGAATGAAATTCCATAAATTGCAACCTCTTCCACTGTGAATCCATTGCGCCGAAGTCCCTCTAGATTCAAACCACGTAGTTCTGGTCTTTCACCCCCCACCATCATATATTTGGGGACATCTTGCGAGACCTACAGACATGTAATATTATTAAATGAAATCGCGTTTGTATACAAGGAACTGCTTCTTTATGTATTGTTCTAgacaaaataaattcaaataggTTCAACGTTCAAGTAAACAACCAAACAAATTAGTTTGCACTGGGATCGGCATGCTGGACACATTGCTACAGAGATACTACATAGTTTATTATAgttttctcctttctgataagATCATATATCAGTCAGAAGTTGAGCAATGTTGAAGAATGGACAATTTAGTTTTACCAATGTGTCTGTTCAATACATGTGAAACACTTTTTGGACACATATCATATACTTGTTAGTGCATTAAATATATTAGATACTAGCTGTACTTTGTCAAAGTAGGTCCAATATTTGTTAGACATGCATTGAATACTTATTAAGTATACAAAAAATacatacaattaaaaaaaaatccgagAGCAAATACATCAAACTAATCTTTTAAGCACATGGATAGTGATAAACAAAATAATCAGTGTATAgtgacaaagaaaaaaaaaattgtaataccATCGAACCCGCAGCAACAAATGAGAAAGAACCAACATGGCAGAATTGATGAACTGCAGTGGTGCCTCCTGTGTGAACATAGTCCTACAAGGAGAGCACTTACATTaacataatatcaaatatagctTTAACAATACTAGATGTTACTTTGTGCAAGATAATGATTAAAGGACGTATAACCTCCACCACAACGTGGCCGGCTAAAAGAGTATTGTTTGCAAAAATATTGTTGTTACCGATCTTGCAATCATGAGCAATATGACAGGATCCCATTATGAGATTGTTATCACCAATAGCCTGATTTCACATTCCAgggttaaaaattaaattctataacCATAAAATAGATTACAGCaatcaaagaaaatttgaagTTTCTTCAGGCCAATCTGATCTTACCGTCACATCATTGGACTTCGAAGATCGGTGGATTGATGAATGTTCTCTTATGTCATTGTTATCTCCAATATCAAGAAAACATTCATCCCCTGGCTAAATCATGGGAAATAATTTCATATTAAGAAGAAGGGGcgttgtaaatatagcaattagGCCAAAATATTCgcagatatagtaaaatttagattCTGCTTTcgaagtctatcattaatagaccatatcactaatAGACCTACCAGCGATAGAGTCTATCACTGAAAGATTTTGCAATATttgcaattatttaaaaatgttgttatacacTTAACTATTATACCTAAAAATGCTACCCAATGCAATAACCCTAGGAACAACTATCCTCCTTCAGAACAATAGTCACTATGGGTTCTCACAACAATATTTAAGCTAAACCCGTAACAATGATCATAATCCACAGGAACAGATGCATGCGTTACTGATaacattaaaattaaaacaataaaattaactGATCTGTTAACACCCATTCATCAGCAGCTAGCCagaaaaatatttcaattttacaaaaattgaagaacaatCTACGGGGTAATAATGATAAAATAGGAAAGAATACTCAATGGGCCCTAAGTTGTACTTGTGGTAAAAACTATAGGCATGAGAAGAGAATCTAAAAAAAATGCTTGTTAGCATTGACTTAATCCACCTGTTGCAAAGAAGAAAATGGAAAGACAATCCAGAATATGTAAAACGAATAACGGAACAGAAGGTTGAGAAATGCAGAATGTAAAGAATGTTTATCATAGAACTATCTGCACTCTCTCTAGTTCAGTTAAGCATAGGATAAATGTCAAGTCTACCCAATTCTAGCATTGATCATTGTTAGCATTCAGCTTCCACAAAATTATTTTGTCAATCCTTATACAAGCCAAGTACAACATGACATGATCAATAATACAGCTATATACTAAAGCTACTACTACTAGGAAGTTAACCCGCTTGTCAGCACCATCAATTCCGTTGACTCTATTTTATTTATCGAATTACTTTCTTAAGAAACGGTAATGTGGTGCACAAGTTAGCCAAaagaattaataataataacagtGCACTccaaacaaattaataataatcaCAGTGCACtccaaaaaaattaataattataacagTGCACTAACTGAATATAATTAAGACAAAGTATGGAAATTTGCATCTATCCAACTGAGCATTCTGAAAATGTAAGTAAGATGAAATATCAACCTTGTATTTCATGTCTTGACATCTTATGCCAACCACTGCATGGTGACCTATTTTGTTATTACACCCAATGACCGTACGACCAGGAATGTCCTCACCAACTATAGCGCCACTGCCTGACCATATTTTGCAGTGTAAACATAATAAGATAAGTTGTGTAATTCACCCTAAACATCACAATAGAAAACATGCCTGAAAAACTCAAACTCACGTCATCAAGACACATCGATCCCCTAGTTCTGTACACCCAAAAATGTGGCTCCCAGGATACAATTGACAACCATTTCCCAACTTCGCAAAGGCTCCCACAGTACAGAATGGACCAATATACCCATCCTGCTACATAAGGAAGAACAATTAATTGAGCTATTTACAAACTAGTAGCAAGAATGAAAACCGTTCATTAAATTCGCTACTTGACAACTAAGTAATAAGGCCCTTAAATTCTGAGTTCTAATAAGGCCatccatttatattatatattgcaTAATTCCTATCGATATTGATCTTTTATTCATTGGAATGTAAATGTACTatattcttttgaaaattttcctgGCCTATACATCATCTAGATTTTACTAAATTGTTTCACGACaacaatataacatttatattaaagatAATAATGTATATAACAGGAGTACTAAGGTTAAAATTAACATCGTGCACAAAAAAAATTACTACTAACACTATGCATTTTATATTTCTGAATATTTTCTTGAGATATACTTCTAAAATATGTCAAAGTAATGCATCATCagttttttaagataaaatgaCAATATTTATGCAATTTTGAATTGATTGTTTATTTTCATGGATAATTATTATGATAATGTATactaagtataaatatatattgaaaatactAAGATATATTAGAAACTACACAGTACAAACATCTCTGCCTTGTGATAACATTACAAACATAAAAATTACAAGAACGCCATTAGATTCTCAGCTCAAAGGTAGTGTAGTGAATATCCAAACGAGTCGACATTCATGTGACTGAAACCTCCCAATGCATTCAAAAGATACAACACATACCGCAATTAAGGAAAACAATCACATGAACAGTCAAATGAAAGTCTCTCCAATCAAAAGATGCGCGCATTCGGTAATCATTAACAAAGGAACTACGGTTTGGCACTAATTAGAGTCACAAGCGCAAAGAGATTGAGAAATGAGCAAAATCCTGAACACTCAAACATGTGACCAAATCCTCAATTAGACAGAATCAAATCAGTATTAGAATACGATAACAGACAATCCAacagcaaaagaagaaaacaaaatgaCCTCGCCAATTACAGCATTCGGATGTACAACAGCAGTTGGATGGATGAATGTAGAGCTTCTTCCAACTGTAGTTTCCGATGTTGCGTTTCCCGAAACGACTGCAACATAGAGAAAGAAAACCTAGAAGCGCGATCAAACAAAAGAGAGGAAGGGAGGGGAGAGGGGAAGTTAGAAAGCGTAATAGATACGAACAAGTTGATGAGCGGTAGAAGTGATAGAGGGAGCAAAATGAGCGGCGAGTTTTGAAAAGCGACTGCATCGGCCAAGCGCTCGGAAAGTGCTCCTCCAGCTGTCTGTCCTGCGGAGTGTTGAGAGTGGCGGAGGGGGTATTGACTCCTCTCTGACGCAGAAACGGTCGCCGGAGACTCAACGGAGAAAGCGTTGAACTGCGGGCCGTCCGATACGGTGTTCGTAAGATCAGCGTCAAGAAGATCTTTCTCCCggtaaaatatttttcatttcgtaaaaaaaaaaaaataataatcaaatgttattttcaaataatgaaaattaaaaatgagtCAACTATCATGTCACTATCTATCAACAATGAATCGCAATAGACCATAATTGATATCTATCAGTATAGAGATAGATGTCTATCGCAATacatagacaatgacattttgttctacttaaaaatatttttagcagttttaccatttaaaataattatcctataatttttGCCTGTAATTTGatgtttgttcaattttagtttatatactttTAGATGTCTAAttgtccctaaatttttaataaatcacaAATATCgtctctcaaaattaattttatttccaattatttaaataataatagcaATAATTTTTGTGTAAGAAATTATTCACATGGTATGTTTCAAAGATTTATAATgaaaatgtaattaaaaaaaataaaaatcaataatactAGCCATAGAaggttaaatttaaattttattaaaaataaatagattaaaATAGAACATTTGGAAGTATTTGGACTAAAATTGATCAAGTTTAAAGTATGTtgactaaaatagtattttaatttaatatttagtgtATTCTACATCTACTTTAAAGACATTGGTGATATCGATTAAtctaatcatttgatttttatacatatatatggaTATATCAACAGATATTTCAATTCTTACTTTAATCCTAATATAAGTATAGTTAGCTAATTAAGCAATTATTTTCTCAATCAAAAAGTTattgtttccattttcatttcgTCTTTTATGTTGTTAAAGGGAAAAATACActtttgtataatttttaaatttgtaacaattgagggattttttttaaggaaaaaaaaaagaaaataacaatttCGACTCTATTtaataaccatttcattttttgtgatatttttttgaaaattgtattcGTCTTCTTGCCACTCTTCTTTATAGTTCAACGATTACaagaatgaaaaatcaaatcaacaatcTCTAAAAGTGATAATTAATTCCTTATCCATCAAGTCAGATATAAATCAACTCAATTATGACTTTTACCCTTCTAAATTTATGCCAATTCCCTAATCAATATACTATGTAAATCATCATCAACCAATGTTAACacttatcaataataataaattatttgaaaactTTTAATACAAACTAGActcaattgaaaattaaaaaaaacaaacaaacaaaagaaagaaaaaaaattacaagaaatTATAGTGTTAGAATGCATGAAGAATCAAGGACAAAGTAGAAATGAAATCATGAAATGTAAACGGTGGAAAGAGGGTTGAATTAAAAACTGTTGAAAGAGAATGAGTTTGGTATTACAAACCGGATCCAAAACCCTCAACCTAAACATGAGTTTTGGACAACATTACATTACAAACCTATTCCATTATCGCATCCTTCCAAACAACCCTTAAAAGACTAAGACATATTCAGCCTAATTTAACATATCATACAATATCATACAAGTAtctttatttggaattatcccaAGCCAAATCTTGACATTTTTATGGTAATATTATAGAAGACACTTTAATCCCCTTATTTACATTACAACCAAATCCATTGATTAAAGCTATAATAATCACCACCAAAAGGATGGAACTAAAAAGCTAGTTCTGCAAAGTGGAATTCTTTTCATCACCCTCTTTTTTCATGGCATTTCCTTGCTTTTTTCTAAGTGGTTCATCAGAAGACAAATTAGCCTCACTCCAATATCCCCCTTAGCCATGTGAATGTTGATTCCAGAGCATATTTACTTTTACAACTCTGCAAAATTTTCCTTCAAGCTTCCTATATGGCTGCTGCTTTACAAAACAATGTCGCCCTCCAAAACCCGAAGCACCTACAACAAGTGTAACGTTGTTGAGACGCTGTTGAAGGGTAGTAAAAACACTTCGAAAATGCATTGCACAACTAAAGTTGTAGGTTGAAATATTGGATGAATGGGAGTTTAGCTTTAGAGTGCTTGTGTGTCTGTGTTTTGTTCTGGCTGTGCTTCTGGGATGAAGTATCATACATATATCGTACAGTTATGAAGAGTCGGTCATTGCCCGAACAGGCTGAATCCT comes from Benincasa hispida cultivar B227 chromosome 2, ASM972705v1, whole genome shotgun sequence and encodes:
- the LOC120070547 gene encoding probable acyl-[acyl-carrier-protein]--UDP-N-acetylglucosamine O-acyltransferase, mitochondrial isoform X2, with protein sequence MQSLFKTRRSFCSLYHFYRSSTFVSGNATSETTVGRSSTFIHPTAVVHPNAVIGEDGYIGPFCTVGAFAKLGNGCQLYPGSHIFGCTELGDRCVLMTGAIVGEDIPGRTVIGCNNKIGHHAVVGIRCQDMKYKPGDECFLDIGDNNDIREHSSIHRSSKSNDVTAIGDNNLIMGSCHIAHDCKIGNNNIFANNTLLAGHVVVEDYVHTGGTTAVHQFCHVGSFSFVAAGSMVSQDVPKYMMVGGERPELRGLNLEGLRRNGFTVEEDPDHWLEICLQEGIHVY
- the LOC120070547 gene encoding probable acyl-[acyl-carrier-protein]--UDP-N-acetylglucosamine O-acyltransferase, mitochondrial isoform X1 — encoded protein: MQSLFKTRRSFCSLYHFYRSSTFVSGNATSETTVGRSSTFIHPTAVVHPNAVIGEDGYIGPFCTVGAFAKLGNGCQLYPGSHIFGCTELGDRCVLMTGAIVGEDIPGRTVIGCNNKIGHHAVVGIRCQDMKYKPGDECFLDIGDNNDIREHSSIHRSSKSNDVTAIGDNNLIMGSCHIAHDCKIGNNNIFANNTLLAGHVVVEDYVHTGGTTAVHQFCHVGSFSFVAAGSMVSQDVPKYMMVGGERPELRGLNLEGLRRNGFTVEEIIGLRSAYRKVFMSTDTNSKGFEERLNEVEQDEKLAHVSSVRSMIQSIRASFEQNRRGICKFRLWSGS